Within the Marinobacter qingdaonensis genome, the region TTCGCGGTAGTTCTCAGCGTTTCCAGCCAGTTTTTCCTTTTGATTGGCTTGTTACTGCCGCTCAAAGTTGTTTTGTTGCTGGGTAGTGACGGCGTTCCTGGTTATTTTCCTTCGGTATTTCAGAAGTTTGGCCGTGAAGGTTTGGTGTTGTTTCTAAGTGCGGCATCGGTAATTTTTTACGCGTTGCACCTACTCGGCGCGAAGCTGGTTGAGAAAACCGCGACTCTTGCCAGTGATCGTTTGCTGGCCAGAAGCCGGAAACTGGTCATCTTCGATAATCAACAGGATATCGCGACGAAAGGTTATCAGCGCTATAGCCAGAGCTTGGCTACCGTAACCTTTGTGAGCCTTTGCCTTGCTGTGATGGCGGTTTTCTACGGGGAAGTCGCTGCGGTTATATTGGCGTACGTGGTTGTTTGCGTTTTGGCAGTGGCTTCCTTTAGTTCGTTGTCGGAGACCTTTGCACAACGTTTGCCTGTGAAGCTTGGCTCTATGGCGAAAACCCTGGGCGGCGTCGGCTTCCTGGTTATGTTCGCTTTCATCGTGCTTGATCATTTATACGGTTCGGCGCCAGGTATTATCATTTCGGTGATTTCGTTGCTGTTGGGGCGGCAGGCATTTGGCAGGATGGCTGGCCTCGTGAAGGATATCCAAGGCTTGTATGGCCAGAGAGCTCAGCTGGCGGCTTTGTTTTTTCATGGGCGAATTTTTCTAAAAAGGCCAAAAGGTGTCGATAAAGGTATATGGGGGTTGATAGCGCCGGAGGTTCGTGATGAATGGGTCGGCGGACTATTAGAAGACGCGACAGGCTTCAGCGAACCCAATTTTCATGCAGAATGGTTTGACCTCGGCTTGCCGGATGTCCTTTGCTACAAAATCGAAGTAACGGCGGCCGCTGGAGAAAAGCAGCTTCTGGTCAAGGTTTTCAATGCAAATCGATTCGCATGGGCCAGACATGAGGCCACCCTGCTGACAAGTCAGCCCAGGCTGCCCGCGGTATCCTGCGTGTTGTTAACCGAGGTTCACGGTTTACCTTGCCATGTTTTTGACATTACCGGACTCATACCGTGCGCCAAATCTGAGATTGTTGAAAGGCTGCCTAAATTTCGACGCCAGTTATGTTCTCAAGCGCCGCCAGATGAATTGACGTCCACTTATATGCGATCTCATCCGCAGGTGTGGCAGCGTGTGGACCCTCTTTCCGTGCGTCGCATGGGACTTTTGCTGGACGCAAGGGCGGACATCAAACTCATAGAACGGCTTCTATCCGTGTTGGCTGACCTCAAACACTGTCTGAAGACCTTGCCGTTGGCTTTCGGTGCCCCGGATATCAGGGCCGGAATGTTGTGGAAAAATCACGAACAGAATTGCTTTCTGTTGCACTGGGCCGTCTGGAATATCGAACCAATCGGAACAAATTGGCCGATTGGCGAAGATAATGAAAACAGGTTTTCTGAGTATCTGAGTGATTTAGGTCAACAGAGGGCAGGGATTGCCGATTTGAATCCACACAGTGTTCGACTGGCTGCTATTTTTTCACAGTTTGAGTTCAGGCTTAGTCGGGGTCGTTACTTGGGGGCCTATGCACTGGTTTCATCCTTGTTAGCCGAATACGAGCAAGTATCTGGCATTTGACACAATAGGTAGGTGGAGGGGTTGTGGCTCAAATTGCCATGTTTGTCTGGAACGATTTTCGTAACGATGCCCGCGTTAAAAACGAGGCGCTGTCCTTGGCGTCAGCTGGTCATTCGGTGACGGTGCATGCGCTGTTTACTTATGGCGCTACCCCCCGTTACGAAGAAGAGGCCCCAGGGGTAGCGGTTAAACGCCACGGCCGAAAACAGGGTACCATGCTGGCCAAGCCCCGAGTTCATACAGCAAAGCGAAGCGCGTTTGAGCTGGGCATGTTGATGGTCAGTCGCGTGTTGACCCACCTATCGGTAATGGTGTCAATTGCGAAAGAGCGCCCGGATGTCGTACACGCCCACGATGTAAACGTCCTCCCAACAGCTTGGCTCGCTGCACGGTTCTGTGGCGCCAAACTCGTCTACGATGCCCACGAGATCAGCTCCGGCCGCGAAGGTTACCGCAAGATCGGGCGACTGGTCGCCTGGATAGAGAAAAAGATCATGCCCCGCGCGGCCGGCACCATCACCACAACGGATGCCCGCGCTAAATTTTTCGCCCGTGCCTATGGCATCTCCCGCCCCCTGGTGTTGCAGAACCGTCCGCGGTTGGTTTCCGTAGCCGGTGATGACCGCATTCGGAGAACGCTGGGGTTGTCTGCAGATCGCCCCATTGTGATTTATCAGGGGGGGCAGCAACCGGGTAGGGGGCTTGAGCGGCTGGTCGCGTGTGCCTCCCGTGTACCCCAGGCCTACTTCGTATTCGTGGGTG harbors:
- a CDS encoding glycosyltransferase family 4 protein, which gives rise to MAQIAMFVWNDFRNDARVKNEALSLASAGHSVTVHALFTYGATPRYEEEAPGVAVKRHGRKQGTMLAKPRVHTAKRSAFELGMLMVSRVLTHLSVMVSIAKERPDVVHAHDVNVLPTAWLAARFCGAKLVYDAHEISSGREGYRKIGRLVAWIEKKIMPRAAGTITTTDARAKFFARAYGISRPLVLQNRPRLVSVAGDDRIRRTLGLSADRPIVIYQGGQQPGRGLERLVACASRVPQAYFVFVGGGSLHEELKQLAEQLSLTDRVFFIPTVPLAELPFFTASADIGVQPIENTCLNHFTTDSNKLFEYVVARLPVIASDLPEIARVVREHDLGLLVKPGDSDALVDALNRLVDDPELRTYYSGRAERAASTLNWEGQEQSLVAMYERILGQASE